From Serinicoccus profundi, the proteins below share one genomic window:
- a CDS encoding MBL fold metallo-hydrolase, which yields MNPSDLTGHVTPGGASWTYDLGSVVVRKCSVGEMDNNVYLITCTASGDRLLVDAADDLERILALLDEDGGPRDRRLGQVLTTHRHWDHHRALPALVERTGARTLAGAADAEDLPVPVQTRLLDADTLRVGHLVLDVVHLRGHTPGSVALALSTAADRTTTLLFTGDSLFPGGPGKTGSPADFTLLMDDLESRVFAVFDDDALVLPGHGDNTTLGAERPALTQWRDRGW from the coding sequence GTGAATCCCTCCGACCTGACCGGCCACGTCACGCCCGGGGGCGCGAGCTGGACCTACGACCTCGGGTCGGTCGTGGTGCGCAAGTGCAGCGTGGGCGAGATGGACAACAACGTCTACCTCATCACCTGCACGGCCAGTGGCGACCGTCTCCTCGTCGATGCCGCGGACGACCTCGAGCGCATCCTCGCGCTGCTGGACGAGGACGGCGGCCCGCGGGACCGCCGACTCGGACAGGTGCTCACGACGCACCGCCACTGGGACCACCACCGGGCCCTGCCTGCCCTCGTGGAGCGCACCGGGGCACGCACGCTCGCAGGTGCGGCGGACGCCGAGGACCTCCCGGTCCCGGTGCAGACACGCCTGCTGGACGCTGACACCCTGCGGGTGGGGCACCTGGTCCTCGACGTCGTGCACCTGCGGGGGCACACGCCCGGGTCGGTGGCACTCGCGCTGAGCACCGCGGCCGATCGCACGACGACGCTGCTCTTCACCGGCGACAGCCTCTTCCCCGGCGGCCCCGGCAAGACGGGCTCGCCGGCCGACTTCACCCTGCTCATGGATGACCTGGAGTCACGGGTCTTCGCCGTCTTCGACGACGACGCGCTGGTGCTCCCGGGTCACGGCGACAACACCACTCTCGGCGCGGAGCGCCCCGCGCTCACGCAGTGGCGCGACCGCGGGTGGTGA
- a CDS encoding glutamate synthase subunit beta, with the protein MADPKGFLTHRERENRPSRPVPVRIMDWEEVHGEQETSVLQRQASRCMDCGIPFCHTGCPLGNLIPEWNDQTRRANFAEAIERLHATNNFPEFTGRLCPAPCETACVLGINQPPVTIKQIEVSIIDRAFSNGRVTPQEPEWLSGRTVAVVGSGPAGLAAAQQLGRAGHTVVVYERSDAVGGLLRYGIPEFKMEKAVLDRRLVQLRGEGIRFVTGVTIGGDGPDDESLEQLRERFDAVVLATGSTVPRLLQVPGADLDGVHPAMDFLVPANKEALGAERGIDAQGKNVVIIGGGDTGADCLGTAHRHGAASVLQLEIMSTPPGERPENQPWPTYPMLYKVSEAHEEGGERSYGVSTVEVLGDDDGRVRGLVMVDGEFTDGRFVPREGSEREIPAELVLLAMGFVGPDEQAAPPEVLPRSPRNTYERDETFATPVPGVFAAGDCGRGQSLIVWAIAEGRACAATVDRYLSGTTTLPSPIKATDRPLTA; encoded by the coding sequence ATGGCTGACCCCAAAGGCTTCCTGACCCACCGCGAGCGGGAGAACCGGCCCTCGCGCCCGGTCCCGGTCCGGATCATGGACTGGGAGGAGGTGCACGGCGAGCAGGAGACCTCGGTGCTGCAGCGGCAGGCCAGCCGCTGCATGGACTGCGGGATCCCCTTCTGCCACACCGGCTGCCCGCTCGGCAACCTCATCCCGGAGTGGAACGACCAGACCCGGCGGGCGAACTTCGCCGAGGCCATCGAGCGCCTGCACGCGACCAACAACTTCCCGGAGTTCACCGGCCGGCTGTGCCCCGCGCCGTGCGAGACCGCCTGCGTGCTCGGCATCAACCAGCCTCCGGTGACCATCAAGCAGATCGAGGTCTCGATCATCGACCGGGCGTTCTCCAACGGCCGGGTCACCCCGCAGGAGCCGGAGTGGCTGAGCGGCCGGACCGTCGCCGTGGTCGGCTCGGGCCCGGCCGGCCTCGCGGCCGCGCAGCAGCTCGGTCGCGCCGGTCACACGGTCGTCGTCTACGAGCGCTCGGACGCCGTCGGTGGCCTGCTGCGCTACGGCATACCGGAGTTCAAGATGGAGAAGGCGGTCCTGGACCGCCGGCTCGTGCAGCTGCGCGGCGAGGGCATCCGCTTCGTCACCGGCGTCACCATCGGTGGCGACGGGCCGGACGACGAGTCCCTCGAGCAGCTGCGGGAGCGCTTCGACGCCGTGGTCCTCGCGACCGGCTCGACGGTGCCCCGACTGCTGCAGGTCCCGGGTGCCGACCTCGACGGGGTCCACCCGGCGATGGACTTCCTGGTCCCGGCCAACAAGGAGGCGCTGGGCGCCGAGCGGGGCATCGACGCCCAGGGCAAGAATGTCGTCATCATCGGCGGCGGTGACACCGGTGCCGACTGCCTCGGCACGGCGCACCGGCACGGGGCCGCGTCGGTGCTCCAGCTGGAGATCATGTCGACCCCGCCCGGGGAACGTCCCGAGAACCAGCCGTGGCCGACCTACCCGATGCTCTACAAGGTCAGCGAGGCGCACGAGGAGGGCGGCGAACGCAGCTACGGCGTGTCCACCGTCGAGGTGCTCGGCGACGACGACGGGCGCGTGCGCGGCCTGGTCATGGTCGACGGCGAGTTCACCGACGGACGGTTCGTGCCCCGCGAGGGCAGCGAGCGGGAGATCCCGGCCGAGCTGGTGCTGCTGGCGATGGGCTTCGTGGGGCCGGACGAGCAGGCAGCTCCGCCCGAGGTCCTCCCGCGCTCGCCCCGCAACACCTACGAGCGGGACGAGACCTTCGCCACGCCGGTGCCGGGCGTCTTCGCGGCCGGCGACTGCGGTCGAGGGCAGTCCCTCATCGTCTGGGCGATCGCCGAGGGGCGCGCCTGCGCCGCGACCGTCGACCGCTACCTCTCCGGCACGACGACGCTGCCCTCCCCCATCAAGGCCACCGACCGCCCGCTGACCGCCTGA
- the gltB gene encoding glutamate synthase large subunit yields the protein MTESIVPTSSALRPVPGAAPQGLYDGAHEHDNCGVAFVATLDGVPRHDIVAQALTALHNLDHRGAVGSEANTGDGAGILTQVPDAFLRAILPFDLPEVGRYAVGIVFLPGDGQADEVAGQVEEIVETSGLSVLGWREVPVDASMIGPTALSVMPVMRQLLVAAGDEAPQESGLELERRVWLARKRIERRTPAYPVSLSTRTITYKGMLTTDQLPAYFADLTDERYTSALAVVHSRFSTNTFPSWPLAHPYRVIAHNGEINTVKGNRNWMRARQSQLRSDLFPGDLADALPICTPDASDSATFDEVLELLSLGGRSLPHAVLMMIPESWENDDTMDPQVRAFYEYHSMLMEPWDGPANLVFTDGTQIGAVLDRNGLRPSRYWVTDDGLVVLGSESGLLPLPAERVVRKGRVAPGRMFLVDLERGEILDDTEVKRDLAARQPYREWLDEQLVHMESLPTQVHVRHTHASVTRRQQIFGYTEEELRIILAPMAQAGAEPLGAMGTDTPIAVLSDRPRLLFDYFVEAFAQVTNPPLDAIREEIVTSLEGSTGPEPNLLDETPDHAKQVVLPFPVIDNDQLAKLRRINADGEHPELGAVVVRGLYRVDGGADALEQRLEEICAEVDEAIAGGAFFVVLSDRHADRERAPIPSLLLTSAVHHHLVRNNTRTRVGLLVEAGDVREVHHVALLVAYGAAAVNPYLAMETVENLCSAGQVLDGLDPDVALKNLIKALGKGVLKVMSKMGISTIASYRGAQTFEAVGLSQDVVTRWFTGTTSQIDGVGLSVIAEEVQRRHAVAYPVSGIPPYHRALDIGGEYQWRREGPPHLFSPEAVFRLQHATRQGRYDVFTEYTNLVDEQSASLMTLRGLFGLNPDREPVDVEEVEPVSEIVKRFATGAMSYGSISQEAHETLAIAMNRLGGKSNTGEGGEDVDRLLDPERRSAIKQVASGRFGVTSPYLVHADDIQIKMAQGAKPGEGGQLPPGKVYPWVASTRHSTPGVGLISPPPHHDIYSIEDIKQLIHDLKNANPRARIHVKLVSQIGVGTVAAGVSKAKSDVVLISGHDGGTGASPLTSLKHAGTPWELGLAETQQTLLLNGLRDRIVVQCDGQLKTGRDVLVAALLGAEEYGFATAPLVVSGCIMMRVCHLDTCPVGIATQNPELRERYTGKAEFVVTFFEFIAQQVRELLASLGYRSLDEVIGRADLLDTSRAVEHWKADGLDLSPVLHLTEVPEGASRRCITTQEHGLEAALDNQLVELAGPALRDGTPVTGDFPITNVNRTVGTLLGHHVTVAAGPDGLPDGTIDLTLTGSAGQSLGAFLPRGITLRLVGDANDFVGKGLSGGRIVVRPEEGSPFVATDQVIAGNVICYGATSGQVNLRGLVGERFCVRNSGATAVVEGVGDHALEYMTGGLALILGRTGRNLGAGMSGGTAVVLDLDRGTLNPLAVATNDLLLAPLAETEHVDDVRRLVEEHLELTGSTVARALLDDPDWALRLTVITPRKYASVLRIRREAQERGDDPNGPHAWQLILEDSHG from the coding sequence ATGACAGAGTCGATCGTCCCGACCTCCTCTGCCCTGCGTCCCGTCCCGGGGGCCGCCCCCCAGGGCCTCTACGACGGTGCCCATGAGCACGACAACTGCGGCGTCGCCTTCGTGGCGACGCTGGACGGTGTGCCCCGGCACGACATCGTCGCCCAGGCCCTGACGGCCCTGCACAACCTCGACCACCGTGGTGCGGTCGGCAGCGAGGCCAACACCGGTGACGGGGCCGGCATCCTCACGCAGGTGCCCGACGCCTTCCTCCGCGCGATCCTGCCCTTCGACCTGCCCGAGGTCGGTCGGTATGCCGTCGGCATCGTCTTCCTGCCCGGCGACGGCCAGGCGGACGAGGTCGCCGGTCAGGTCGAGGAGATCGTCGAGACCTCCGGACTGAGCGTGCTGGGGTGGCGGGAGGTGCCCGTCGACGCGAGCATGATCGGACCGACGGCCCTGTCGGTCATGCCGGTGATGCGCCAGCTGCTCGTGGCCGCCGGCGACGAGGCACCGCAGGAGTCGGGACTGGAGCTGGAGCGCCGGGTCTGGCTGGCCCGCAAGCGGATCGAGCGCCGCACGCCGGCCTACCCGGTCTCCCTCTCGACCCGGACGATCACCTACAAGGGGATGCTCACCACCGACCAGCTCCCGGCCTACTTCGCCGACCTCACCGACGAGCGCTACACCAGTGCCCTCGCGGTCGTGCACTCGCGGTTCTCGACCAACACCTTCCCCTCGTGGCCGTTGGCCCACCCCTACCGCGTCATCGCCCACAACGGGGAGATCAACACGGTCAAGGGCAACCGCAACTGGATGCGTGCTCGGCAGTCCCAGCTGCGCAGCGACCTCTTCCCCGGGGACCTCGCGGACGCCCTGCCGATCTGCACCCCCGACGCCAGCGACTCGGCCACCTTCGACGAGGTACTCGAGCTGCTCAGCCTCGGCGGACGCTCGCTGCCCCACGCGGTGCTCATGATGATCCCCGAGTCGTGGGAGAACGACGACACGATGGACCCCCAGGTCCGGGCCTTCTACGAGTACCACTCGATGCTCATGGAGCCCTGGGACGGACCGGCCAACCTCGTCTTCACCGACGGCACGCAGATCGGCGCGGTGCTGGACCGCAACGGGCTGCGGCCCTCGCGCTACTGGGTGACCGACGACGGGCTCGTCGTCCTCGGCTCGGAGTCCGGCCTCCTCCCGCTGCCCGCCGAGAGGGTCGTCCGCAAGGGCCGCGTGGCCCCCGGCCGGATGTTCCTCGTCGACCTGGAGCGCGGCGAGATCCTCGACGACACCGAGGTGAAGCGGGACCTCGCCGCCCGCCAGCCCTACCGGGAGTGGCTCGACGAGCAGCTCGTGCACATGGAGTCCCTGCCCACCCAGGTGCACGTCCGGCATACCCACGCCTCGGTCACCCGGCGTCAGCAGATCTTCGGCTACACCGAGGAGGAGCTGCGGATCATCCTGGCTCCCATGGCGCAGGCCGGTGCCGAGCCGCTCGGCGCGATGGGCACCGACACCCCGATCGCGGTGCTCTCCGACCGGCCGCGGCTGCTCTTCGACTACTTCGTCGAGGCGTTCGCCCAGGTGACCAATCCCCCGCTGGACGCCATCCGAGAGGAGATCGTCACCTCGCTGGAGGGCTCGACCGGCCCCGAGCCCAACCTGCTCGACGAGACCCCCGACCACGCCAAGCAGGTCGTCCTGCCCTTCCCGGTCATCGACAACGACCAGCTCGCCAAGCTGCGCCGGATCAACGCCGACGGGGAGCACCCCGAGCTCGGCGCTGTCGTCGTCCGTGGCCTCTACCGCGTCGACGGCGGGGCGGACGCGCTGGAGCAGCGGCTCGAGGAGATCTGCGCCGAGGTCGACGAGGCGATCGCCGGCGGCGCCTTCTTCGTCGTGCTCTCCGACCGGCACGCCGACCGGGAGCGCGCACCCATCCCCTCGCTGCTGCTCACGAGCGCGGTCCACCACCACCTCGTCCGCAACAACACCCGCACCCGGGTCGGGCTGCTGGTCGAGGCCGGCGACGTCCGCGAGGTGCACCACGTCGCCCTGCTCGTGGCCTACGGCGCCGCGGCGGTCAACCCCTACCTCGCCATGGAGACGGTGGAGAACCTCTGCTCGGCCGGTCAGGTGCTGGACGGCCTGGACCCGGACGTCGCCCTGAAGAACCTCATCAAGGCGCTCGGCAAGGGCGTCCTCAAGGTCATGTCGAAGATGGGCATCTCGACCATCGCGTCCTACCGCGGCGCGCAGACCTTCGAGGCCGTCGGCCTGTCCCAGGACGTCGTCACCCGGTGGTTCACGGGCACGACCTCCCAGATCGACGGCGTCGGGCTCTCCGTCATCGCCGAGGAGGTCCAGCGCCGGCACGCCGTCGCCTACCCCGTCTCCGGCATCCCGCCCTACCACCGCGCTCTCGACATCGGCGGCGAGTACCAGTGGCGTCGGGAGGGCCCGCCGCACCTGTTCAGCCCCGAGGCCGTCTTCCGGCTGCAGCACGCCACCCGCCAGGGGCGGTACGACGTGTTCACCGAGTACACCAACCTCGTGGACGAGCAGTCCGCGAGCCTCATGACGCTGCGCGGGCTGTTCGGCCTCAACCCTGACCGTGAGCCGGTGGACGTCGAGGAGGTGGAGCCGGTCAGCGAGATCGTCAAGCGCTTCGCCACCGGCGCGATGAGCTACGGCTCGATCTCGCAGGAGGCCCACGAGACGCTCGCCATCGCCATGAACCGGCTGGGCGGCAAGTCCAACACCGGCGAGGGCGGCGAGGACGTCGACCGGCTGCTCGACCCCGAGCGTCGCTCGGCGATCAAGCAGGTGGCCTCCGGACGCTTCGGGGTGACCTCCCCCTACCTCGTGCACGCGGACGACATCCAGATCAAGATGGCCCAGGGTGCCAAGCCGGGTGAGGGCGGGCAGCTGCCGCCGGGCAAGGTCTACCCGTGGGTCGCCAGCACCCGGCACTCCACGCCGGGCGTCGGCCTCATCTCGCCGCCGCCGCACCACGACATCTACTCCATCGAGGACATCAAGCAGCTCATCCACGACCTCAAGAACGCCAACCCCCGGGCCCGGATCCACGTCAAGCTGGTGAGCCAGATCGGCGTCGGCACCGTGGCGGCCGGTGTCTCCAAGGCCAAGTCCGACGTCGTGCTCATCTCGGGTCATGACGGCGGGACCGGGGCCAGCCCGCTCACCTCCCTCAAGCACGCCGGCACCCCGTGGGAGCTCGGCCTGGCGGAGACGCAGCAGACCCTGCTGCTCAACGGTCTGCGGGACCGCATCGTGGTGCAGTGCGACGGGCAGCTCAAGACCGGCCGCGACGTGCTCGTGGCCGCACTGCTCGGGGCCGAGGAGTATGGCTTCGCCACCGCTCCCCTCGTGGTCTCCGGCTGCATCATGATGCGGGTCTGCCACCTCGACACGTGCCCGGTCGGCATCGCCACGCAGAACCCCGAGCTGCGCGAGCGCTACACCGGCAAGGCCGAGTTCGTCGTGACCTTCTTCGAGTTCATCGCCCAGCAGGTCCGCGAGCTCCTCGCGAGCCTGGGGTACCGCTCGCTCGATGAGGTCATCGGCCGTGCGGACCTCCTCGACACCTCCCGGGCGGTCGAGCACTGGAAGGCCGACGGGCTCGACCTCTCCCCCGTCCTGCACCTCACCGAGGTCCCCGAGGGAGCCTCGCGCCGGTGCATCACCACCCAGGAGCACGGGCTGGAGGCGGCCCTCGACAACCAGCTCGTCGAGCTCGCCGGGCCGGCCCTGCGGGACGGGACCCCGGTCACGGGTGACTTCCCGATCACCAACGTCAACCGCACCGTCGGGACGCTGCTCGGCCACCACGTGACCGTCGCGGCCGGACCCGACGGGCTACCGGACGGCACCATCGACCTCACGCTCACCGGGTCGGCAGGTCAGTCCCTCGGGGCGTTCCTCCCCCGCGGAATCACCCTGCGCCTCGTGGGAGACGCCAACGACTTCGTGGGCAAGGGCCTCTCCGGTGGCCGGATCGTCGTGCGCCCGGAGGAGGGCTCGCCCTTCGTGGCCACCGACCAGGTCATCGCCGGGAACGTCATCTGCTACGGCGCGACGTCCGGCCAGGTCAACCTGCGCGGCCTCGTGGGTGAGCGCTTCTGCGTCCGCAACTCCGGCGCCACCGCCGTCGTCGAGGGCGTCGGCGACCATGCGCTGGAGTACATGACCGGTGGGCTCGCCCTCATCCTCGGACGCACCGGGCGCAACCTTGGCGCCGGTATGTCGGGCGGCACGGCCGTGGTCCTCGACCTCGACCGCGGGACCCTCAACCCGCTCGCCGTGGCCACCAACGATCTCCTGCTCGCCCCGCTCGCCGAGACCGAGCACGTCGACGACGTCCGACGGCTCGTCGAGGAGCACCTGGAGCTCACGGGAAGCACCGTGGCGCGGGCGCTGCTCGACGACCCCGACTGGGCGTTGCGGCTTACCGTCATCACCCCGCGCAAGTACGCCAGCGTGCTGCGTATCCGTCGCGAGGCGCAGGAGCGCGGCGACGACCCCAACGGCCCCCACGCTTGGCAGCTCATCCTGGAGGACTCCCATGGCTGA
- the uvrA gene encoding excinuclease ABC subunit UvrA codes for MPSSSPAPAVTRARHDRLVVQGAREHNLRDVSVDIPRDSLVVFTGLSGSGKSSLAFDTIFAEGQRRYVESLSAYARMFLGQMDKPDVDFIEGLSPAVSIDQKSTNRNPRSTVGTITEVYDYLRLLYARVGRPHCPVCGEPVERQTPQQIVDRLLQLPPGVRYQLLAPVVRGRKGEFVDLFAELQSKGFARARVDGELVTLTDPPVLEKQKKHSIDVVVDRLVSKSGEPADDGSGAGAPDRAYARRLTDSVETALSLADGILVAEFVDVPEGTDEDTGRPLPADEHGEPLPRERRFSERMACPNDHPLSIDEVEPRSFSFNSPFGACTKCTGIGVELEVDPELVVREDLSILGGALVPWSTASGLSDYFLRVLGGLSDDLGFRMDVPWKQIPGRARDAILEGYKHKVHVRYKNRFGRERSYSTGFEGVLPYVKRKHAETESESSRERYEGYMREVPCPACRGARLKPEILAVLVGGRSISEVCAMPIDQCADFLSSVDYTPREAAIAGQVSREIDARLGFLLDVGLDYLSLDRPAGTLSGGEAQRIRLATQIGSGLVGVLYVLDEPSIGLHQRDNHRLIETLTRLRNLGNTLIVVEHDEDTIATADWVVDIGPGAGEHGGHVVHSGSVKDLLTHPTSLTGQYLSGRKVIETPRERRPQDGRRVVVRGAREHNLQQVDVGFPLGNLVAVTGVSGSGKSTLVNDILYRVMANQLNGARHVPGRHRKVEGLDQLDKVVHVDQSPIGRTPRSNPATYTGLFDHIRKLFATTTEAKVRGYQPGRFSFNVKGGRCEACSGDGTLKIEMNFLPDVYVPCEVCHGRRYNRETLEVHFKGRTIADVLEMPIEEAAEFFSAVPVLSRHLTTLVQVGLGYVRLGQPATTLSGGEAQRVKLAAELQKRSTGRTIYVLDEPTTGLHFEDIRRLLGVLQGLVDKGNTVLVIEHNLDVIKSADWVVDLGPEGGRGGGTVVAEGTPEEVALVDASHTGRFLAPVLGLERRSTA; via the coding sequence GTGCCATCTTCCTCCCCCGCTCCTGCCGTGACCCGCGCCCGGCACGACCGCCTCGTCGTGCAGGGCGCCCGCGAGCACAACCTGCGCGACGTCTCGGTCGACATCCCCCGCGACTCGTTGGTCGTCTTCACCGGACTGTCCGGCTCGGGCAAGTCCTCGCTCGCGTTCGACACCATCTTCGCCGAGGGCCAGCGACGCTACGTCGAGTCGCTGTCCGCCTACGCCCGGATGTTCCTCGGCCAGATGGACAAGCCCGACGTCGACTTCATCGAGGGCCTGTCGCCCGCGGTCTCGATCGACCAGAAGTCGACCAACCGCAACCCGCGCTCGACCGTAGGCACGATCACCGAGGTCTACGACTACCTCCGACTGCTCTACGCCCGCGTCGGGCGGCCCCACTGCCCCGTCTGCGGAGAGCCCGTGGAGCGCCAGACCCCTCAGCAGATCGTCGACCGTCTGCTCCAGCTGCCTCCCGGCGTCCGCTACCAGCTCCTGGCGCCGGTCGTGCGCGGCCGCAAGGGCGAGTTCGTCGACCTCTTCGCCGAGCTGCAGTCCAAGGGCTTCGCCCGGGCCCGCGTCGACGGCGAGCTCGTGACCCTGACCGACCCGCCCGTGCTGGAGAAGCAGAAGAAGCACAGCATCGACGTCGTCGTCGACCGTCTCGTCAGCAAGAGCGGCGAGCCTGCTGACGACGGCTCGGGGGCGGGTGCACCGGACCGTGCCTACGCGCGGCGGCTCACCGACTCCGTGGAGACGGCGCTGTCCCTCGCCGACGGCATCCTCGTCGCCGAGTTCGTCGACGTCCCCGAGGGCACCGACGAGGACACCGGTCGGCCGCTGCCGGCCGACGAGCACGGCGAGCCGCTGCCGCGGGAGCGCCGGTTCTCCGAGCGGATGGCCTGCCCCAACGACCACCCGTTGTCCATCGACGAGGTCGAGCCGCGCTCCTTCTCCTTCAACAGCCCGTTCGGTGCCTGCACGAAGTGCACCGGCATCGGCGTCGAGCTGGAGGTCGACCCCGAGCTGGTCGTCCGCGAGGACCTCAGCATCCTCGGCGGCGCCCTCGTGCCCTGGTCGACGGCCTCGGGGCTGAGCGATTACTTCCTCCGCGTGCTCGGCGGGCTGTCCGACGACCTCGGCTTCCGCATGGACGTCCCGTGGAAGCAGATCCCGGGGCGTGCCCGGGATGCCATCCTCGAGGGCTACAAGCACAAGGTGCACGTGCGCTACAAGAACCGCTTCGGGCGCGAGCGCAGCTACTCCACCGGCTTCGAGGGGGTGCTGCCCTACGTCAAGCGCAAGCACGCCGAGACCGAGTCCGAGAGCAGCCGCGAGCGCTACGAGGGCTACATGCGGGAGGTGCCGTGCCCGGCCTGCAGGGGCGCCCGGCTCAAGCCGGAGATCCTGGCGGTGCTCGTCGGGGGTCGCAGCATCTCCGAGGTCTGCGCCATGCCGATCGACCAGTGCGCGGATTTCCTCTCCTCGGTGGACTACACCCCCCGGGAGGCGGCGATCGCCGGGCAGGTGAGCCGCGAGATCGACGCCCGGCTGGGCTTCCTGCTCGACGTCGGCCTCGACTACCTCTCCCTCGACCGCCCCGCCGGCACGCTCAGCGGCGGTGAGGCGCAGCGCATCCGGTTGGCGACGCAGATCGGCTCGGGTCTCGTGGGCGTGCTCTACGTCCTGGACGAGCCGAGCATCGGGCTGCACCAGCGCGACAACCACCGCCTCATCGAGACCCTCACCCGGCTGCGCAACCTCGGCAATACCCTCATCGTCGTCGAGCACGACGAGGACACGATCGCCACCGCCGACTGGGTGGTGGACATCGGTCCTGGGGCGGGGGAGCACGGTGGCCACGTCGTGCACAGCGGGTCGGTCAAGGACCTCCTGACCCACCCGACCTCGTTGACCGGGCAGTACCTCTCCGGCCGCAAGGTCATCGAGACCCCTCGGGAGCGCCGCCCGCAGGACGGACGCCGCGTGGTCGTGCGGGGCGCGCGCGAGCACAACCTGCAGCAGGTCGACGTGGGCTTCCCGCTGGGCAACCTCGTCGCCGTGACGGGAGTGAGCGGATCGGGCAAGTCCACCCTCGTCAACGACATCCTCTACCGCGTCATGGCCAACCAGCTCAACGGAGCCCGGCACGTGCCCGGTCGGCACCGCAAGGTCGAGGGCCTGGACCAGCTGGACAAGGTGGTCCACGTGGACCAGAGCCCCATCGGCCGGACCCCCCGGAGCAACCCGGCCACCTACACCGGTCTGTTCGACCACATCCGCAAGCTCTTCGCCACGACGACCGAGGCCAAGGTGCGCGGCTACCAGCCGGGGCGCTTCTCCTTCAACGTCAAGGGCGGGCGCTGCGAGGCCTGCTCCGGTGACGGGACGCTGAAGATCGAGATGAACTTCTTGCCCGACGTCTACGTCCCCTGCGAGGTCTGCCACGGCCGCCGCTACAACCGGGAGACCCTCGAGGTGCACTTCAAGGGACGGACCATCGCCGACGTCCTCGAGATGCCGATCGAGGAGGCCGCGGAGTTCTTCTCGGCCGTGCCGGTCCTGTCACGGCACCTCACGACACTCGTGCAGGTCGGTCTGGGCTACGTCCGGCTGGGCCAGCCGGCGACGACCCTCTCGGGGGGCGAGGCGCAGCGGGTCAAGCTGGCCGCCGAGCTCCAGAAGCGGTCGACCGGTCGCACGATCTACGTCCTCGACGAGCCCACGACGGGTCTGCACTTCGAGGACATCCGGCGGTTGCTGGGCGTCCTGCAGGGACTCGTCGACAAGGGCAACACCGTGCTCGTCATCGAGCACAACCTCGATGTCATCAAGTCGGCCGACTGGGTCGTCGACCTCGGCCCGGAGGGCGGACGCGGGGGCGGCACGGTCGTCGCCGAGGGCACGCCCGAGGAGGTCGCGCTGGTGGACGCCAGCCATACCGGTCGCTTCCTGGCACCCGTCCTCGGTCTGGAGCGGAGGTCCACCGCATGA
- a CDS encoding EamA family transporter, which produces MARPRVVTADRSSLTRHPVTLVLLAVVSVQFGGALAATLLPMVGVVGSVALRLTLATALLWAFVRPRVRGRSAADWGVVALFALALTSMNLAFYGSLARLPIGVAVTIEFLGPLALAAVLSRRLRDAVAVLAALAGVVLISEALTTPWAELDLLGILLAATAGACWAAYIVLSRRTGARFEGLDGIAICMALGAVVTLPMGLLTAGSALWAPEALLRGLGIALLSSAVPYSLELLALRHLRSGTFGVLLSLEPAAAALAGLLVLGQVLTATQLVGMVLVVVASIAVLGRPPRRRAHSG; this is translated from the coding sequence GTGGCGCGACCGCGGGTGGTGACCGCTGACCGCTCCTCGCTGACCCGCCACCCGGTCACGCTCGTCCTGCTGGCGGTCGTGTCCGTCCAGTTCGGTGGCGCCCTGGCGGCGACGCTCCTGCCGATGGTGGGGGTGGTCGGCTCGGTCGCCCTGCGCCTCACGCTCGCCACGGCCCTGCTGTGGGCCTTCGTCCGGCCGCGGGTGCGGGGGCGCAGCGCGGCCGACTGGGGCGTGGTGGCGCTCTTCGCGCTGGCCCTGACGTCGATGAACCTCGCGTTCTACGGCTCCCTCGCGCGGCTGCCCATCGGTGTCGCGGTGACCATCGAGTTCCTGGGACCGCTGGCGCTGGCAGCGGTGCTGTCCCGACGGCTCCGTGACGCCGTCGCCGTGCTCGCGGCGTTGGCCGGGGTGGTGCTCATCTCGGAGGCGCTCACCACCCCCTGGGCCGAGCTCGACCTCCTCGGCATCCTCCTGGCCGCCACCGCGGGAGCCTGCTGGGCGGCCTACATCGTGCTCAGCAGGCGCACGGGTGCCCGCTTCGAGGGGCTGGACGGCATCGCCATCTGCATGGCCCTCGGCGCCGTGGTCACCCTCCCGATGGGGCTGCTCACGGCCGGCAGCGCCCTGTGGGCCCCCGAGGCCCTGCTCCGGGGCCTGGGGATCGCCCTGCTCTCCTCCGCCGTGCCCTACAGCCTGGAGCTGCTGGCCCTGCGGCACCTGCGCTCCGGCACCTTCGGCGTGCTCCTCAGCCTCGAGCCGGCCGCCGCGGCCCTGGCCGGGCTGCTCGTCCTCGGTCAGGTGCTCACGGCGACCCAGCTGGTCGGCATGGTGCTCGTCGTCGTGGCGAGCATCGCGGTGCTGGGCCGTCCACCACGGCGGCGCGCCCACTCAGGCTGA